The region TGCATCTGAGCGCCTGTCACGCATGAATGCCTCAGCTTAAAACCCAATATTTATATGAAAAATAGCACTCTAGTGCCTATCAGTAAAGCGCTAACAGCTACACAAATAATAGCAAGTTTAGCGAAGCTGGAGGGTTGGAAACTCAGTGGGGATGGCAGCGATCTGGTGATAGAAAAAACCTACAGGTTTGCCAGCTACGCCCAAACCATGACATTTGTGAACAGCGTGGCCTGGATCGCTCAGATACGCAATCACCACCCGGCTTTGCAGGTTCATTTTGACCGCTGTGTGGTGCAATACCAAACCCACGATGTCGGCGGGCTGACCCAGCTTGATTTCGACAACGCAGCAACCATAGATGCCCTGCCCATGGCCTCACCTGGCAGCATTTCATGACCCTCAATTTGCGTGCACCTGGCCTGATCGTGGCCAACTATGGGCGACATTTTCTGGTGGAAACGGATCAGGGTGAGCGTTTGATTTGCCACTCTCGTGGTAAAAAAAGCCAGGGTGTGGTGGGCGACCGGGTGCTGTGGCTGGCCTCCCAGGACGAAGGCACGATTGAGAAAATTGAGCCTCGGCGCAACCTGTTTTATCGCCAGGACGATGTGCGTACCAAAACCTTTGCCGCGAACCTGGATCAGGTGCTGATTCTGTTGGCCGCCGAACCCGAGTTTTCCAGCGGCCAACTTTCACGCGCCCTGATCGCAGCAGAAGAACAGCACATCACGCCGCTGATTGCCCTTAATAAAAGTGATTTGACCGTGCCATTTGCCCGGGCTTGGGAATGGTTGTTGCCCTACCGGAACATGGGCTACGACGTGATTCCGCTATCGCTCAAGGATGAAGCACCTAGCCGCCAAACCCTGACCCAACGCCTGGCAGGAAAAACCACGCTGGTGCTAGGTCCCTCGGGCGCTGGGAAAAGCACCTTGATCAATTGTCTGATTCCCGGTGCACTGGTCCAAACCGGCGTGTTGTCACAAGCTCTGAACAGTGGCAAACACACCACCACCAGCACCACTTGGTATTGGGTCGATGTGGAGAAAACCACGGCATTGATTGACTCCCCAGGATTTCAGGAGTTTGGCCTGAACCACATTGATCCCGCACAACTGGCCGCCTACATGCCAGATTTAAAACCGCATGTGAAGAACTGCAAGTTTTACAACTGCAGCCACCTGCATGAACCGGGGTGTGGTGTAATTTCTGCAGTCAAATCGAGCGATAGCGCAGATGAAATAAGTGTGAATCGCTACAAAATTTACAGCGATTTATATGCTGAGCTTAAGGGCATGCGGCGTTATTAAACGCACACTCCAACGAATAAAAACAGCCGCCCATACGCCATTCAACGGTCAACAACAGGTTGAAGAATTTCCGTCAAAGTCATCACGAGCTGATCACATTGATGAAGCGTGCCAATACTGATGCGCAAATACTGCTCAATACGTGCTTGATTGAAATGGCGCACCAACACCCCGCGCTGACGCAGGTTGGTGGCCAATTGGGCTGCATCAACCTTGGGATGACGAGCAAACACAAAATTGGTTTGGGATGGCAACACCACAAAACCCAGATCCTCAAGCGCCAATACCAAGCCTTCCCGGCTGCTCATGACGGCTTGACAAGTTTGCTCAAAGTAAGCCCGGTCCTCAAAAGCCGCCACCCCACCGGCAATGGCCAGGCGATCCAGCGGATAGGAGTTAAAGCTATTTTTCACTCGTGTCAACGCATCGATCAAATGCGCCTGTCCGCAAGCGTAGCCAATGCGTAACCCGGCCAGAGAACGCGATTTGGACAAAGTATGAACCACCAGCAAGTTGGGATAACGGTCAATCAAACCCACGGCACTTTGCCCACCAAAATCAACATAAGCCTCATCCACCAGCACCACACGGTTGGGATGCATCTGCAGCAAGCACTCGATATCACTTAGAGGCAGCCCCATGCCGGTAGGTGCGTTCGGGTTGGCCAGCACCACTCCGGCCACCGCACGGTCTGTAGCGTAGTCCGCAACACGCAGCTGCAAACTCACATCCAGTGGCACAGTGCGCACTTCAATGCCATACAGGCGGCAATACACCTGGTAAAAGCTGTAGCTGATGTCAGGCATCAAGAGTGGGCAGTTTTGCTGAAAAAAGGCAAAAAAGACATGTGCCAACACTTCGTCCGAGCCATTGCCCAAAAACACTTGCTCGAGGGTTAGTCCGTGTTGTGCTGCAATCGCTTGGCGCAGTACCGTAGCCGCGGGATCAGGGTAAAGCTGCAAACCCTGTTGGGCCGCCTGAGTGATGGCTGCAATCACTTGAGGAGATGGCGGGTACGGGTTTTCGTTGGTATTAAGCTTGACCAAGTTGGCCAACTTGGGTTGCTCACCCGGCACATAAGGCGATAGTTGCGCCACGACGGGGCTGAAATAACAGGTTTTTTCCACGTTTAACTACTAATTAGAGAACAACTTGTGCCCAATAGACAGGGTCAATAGCCCGAATAGATGAAAAAAATTAGCCTAGCAAACGGGCCAGTGTCAAAAGTGCCAGCAATACCACCCACATGACCACAGCACGCCAAACCAACCCCACGACGATGGCTAAATGAGCCAATTCGGGTGCAGGTCGCTGGTTCGGACGCTCACCCACAACCGATGCAGCCAAGCCTGGAACAGGCATACCCATGGTCGGCAAGGAAATATTAACCGCACCAGCGGTGGCGGCCAACAGCAACCCATCATTCTGCTGGCCAGACTGTTCAG is a window of Rhodoferax lithotrophicus DNA encoding:
- the hisC gene encoding histidinol-phosphate transaminase, producing the protein MEKTCYFSPVVAQLSPYVPGEQPKLANLVKLNTNENPYPPSPQVIAAITQAAQQGLQLYPDPAATVLRQAIAAQHGLTLEQVFLGNGSDEVLAHVFFAFFQQNCPLLMPDISYSFYQVYCRLYGIEVRTVPLDVSLQLRVADYATDRAVAGVVLANPNAPTGMGLPLSDIECLLQMHPNRVVLVDEAYVDFGGQSAVGLIDRYPNLLVVHTLSKSRSLAGLRIGYACGQAHLIDALTRVKNSFNSYPLDRLAIAGGVAAFEDRAYFEQTCQAVMSSREGLVLALEDLGFVVLPSQTNFVFARHPKVDAAQLATNLRQRGVLVRHFNQARIEQYLRISIGTLHQCDQLVMTLTEILQPVVDR
- a CDS encoding 4a-hydroxytetrahydrobiopterin dehydratase → MKNSTLVPISKALTATQIIASLAKLEGWKLSGDGSDLVIEKTYRFASYAQTMTFVNSVAWIAQIRNHHPALQVHFDRCVVQYQTHDVGGLTQLDFDNAATIDALPMASPGSIS
- the rsgA gene encoding ribosome small subunit-dependent GTPase A, with amino-acid sequence MTLNLRAPGLIVANYGRHFLVETDQGERLICHSRGKKSQGVVGDRVLWLASQDEGTIEKIEPRRNLFYRQDDVRTKTFAANLDQVLILLAAEPEFSSGQLSRALIAAEEQHITPLIALNKSDLTVPFARAWEWLLPYRNMGYDVIPLSLKDEAPSRQTLTQRLAGKTTLVLGPSGAGKSTLINCLIPGALVQTGVLSQALNSGKHTTTSTTWYWVDVEKTTALIDSPGFQEFGLNHIDPAQLAAYMPDLKPHVKNCKFYNCSHLHEPGCGVISAVKSSDSADEISVNRYKIYSDLYAELKGMRRY